The following coding sequences are from one Cygnus olor isolate bCygOlo1 chromosome 2, bCygOlo1.pri.v2, whole genome shotgun sequence window:
- the CIBAR1 gene encoding protein FAM92A, with product MLCPCTGRAAALHLPEGQLGRRARASGPPGHCGGRSAGWSLIPEAPQGSRGHPERPQSLKAPLRAPRRGRGGRRLVSKETERTPSPPAARPPSRRAAAAMMMLGRGLDARDNQTRQIQDAVSNVEKHFGELCQIFAGYVRKTARLRDKADLLVNEIYAYAATETPNLKVGLKNFADEFSRLQDYRQAEVDRLEAKVVEPLKSYGTIVKLKRDDLKATLTAKNREAKQLSQLEKTRQRNPSDRHIISQAESELQRASLDATRTTRQLEETIDNFEKQKIKDIKNIFSEFITIEMLFHGKALEIYTAAYQNIQNIDENEDLEVFRSSLYPPDYQSRLDIVRANSKSPLQRTGSLKSSLKTVQISNSTPRKEEEEEEEDDDEDEEEEEEEF from the exons ATGCTCTGCCCATGCACAGGCCGAGCCGCAGCGCTGCACCTTCCTGAGGGCCAGCTGGGCCGGCGGGCTCGGGCCTCAGGACCCCCGGGGCACTGCGGGGGTCGTTCCGCCGGCTGGAGCCTGATCCCAGAGGCACCCCAAGGTTCCCGAGGACACCCCGAACGGCCTCAAAGCCTCAAGGCCCCGCTGCGGGCGCCgaggcggggccggggcgggcggaggTTGGTGTCCAAGGAGACCGAGCGCACGCCGAGcccgcccgctgcccgcccTCCTTCCcgccgggccgccgccgccatgaTGATGCTGGGCCGTGGCCTGGACGCCAG GGACAATCAGACTAGACAAATACAAGATGCCGTTTCAAATgtggaaaaacattttggtgaATTGTGCCAAATATTTGCTGGATATGTACGTAAAACTGCCAGACTACGAGACAAAGCAGATCTTCtagtaaatgaaatatatgcatatgcagCCACAGAGACACCAAACTTAAAAGTTGGACTGAAAAACTTTGCAGATGAATTTTCCAGACTTCAGGATTATCGCCAGGCAGAG gtTGACAGGCTTGAAGCCAAAGTTGTTGAACCTCTGAAAAGTTATGGGACCATAGTGAAACTTAAAAGG GATGATCTTAAAGCAACTTTAACAGCAAAGAATCGAGAAGCCAAGCAGTTATCTCAACTGGAAAAGACACGTCAGCGGAACCCGTCAGATCGACACATTATT TCACAG GCTGAAAGTGAACTACAGAGAGCTTCACTGGACGCAACTCGAACAACCCGGCAGTTAGAGGAAACAATTGATaattttgagaaacagaaaataaaggacatAAAA aacATATTTTCTGAGTTTATAACCATTGAAATGTTATTCCATGGGAAAGCTTTAGAGATTTATACTGCTGCCTAccaaaatatccaaaatattgATGAAAACGAAGATTTAGAG GTTTTTCGGAGTTCACTTTATCCACCAGACTATCAGTCTCGCTTAGACATAGTTCGTGCAAATTCAAAGTCCCCCTTGCAAAGAACTGGCTCCTTAAAATCTTCATTGAAGACAGTacag atttcCAACAGCACAccaaggaaagaggaggaggaagaggaggaagatgacgacgaagatgaggaggaggaggaggaagaatttTAG
- the RBM12B gene encoding RNA-binding protein 12B produces the protein MAVVIRLQGLPVVAGPADIRRFFLGLNIPDGGVHIIGGEIGEAFIIFATDEDARRAMSCSGGFIKDSRVELFLSSKAEMQNTIEMSRKRFDRGGRETLSGSRRTGANGSGASGVGDISHLVAAITKGINKSGYGPPNHPEAGFHANGTRHGDVGMPKSSYQSRKDSHAFNPDDLYLFLRGIPYSATEDAVRAFLSGIRVDGVILIKHRNGLNNGDCLVKFATPGDALEGLKRHRQYMGQRFIEISPTTEERWIEYGGRVDVPNEMDHFFKERSPRSSGYMHARKHSHSRSPRRQRTRSRSPPSQEYYIHLRNLSTNVEKRDLRAFFPDLDICSKQIKLLTDKHQRRTRDAFVMLRSERDYQAALECHRKVLLNRPVYIFPISRKSMLKIIDSYERRRSQERDLPGQAVTEKSYREGHSGPKVCAYVRNFPFDVTKVEVQKFFERFDIDEDDIYLLYDDKGAGLGEALVKFKSEEQAMKAENLNRRRFLGTEVLLRLISEEQMQKFGVTVPFSAPNEMQGHSHAYDRGELSRPVGSPPGSPQGPPMHSFGPPGNFRHPSEFRHPPENFMCPPKDFRGPPPLMDFGGDSEHFGRMEFGNNKMGNFPEGRFMPDPNFSGGGGSDRVVPIRLKNLPFKATPNEILDFFYGYRVIPESVSVQYNEQGLPSGDAIVAMTNYEEAMAAINELNDRPIGPRKVKLSLL, from the coding sequence ATGGCTGTAGTCATCCGTTTACAGGGGCTTCCTGTTGTTGCGGGTCCTGCAGATATTCGTCGTTTCTTCTTGGGATTGAATATTCCCGATGGAGGTGTGCATATTATTGGAGGAGAAATTGGGGAGGCTTTTATTATATTTGCAACAGACGAAGACGCACGGCGTGCCATGAGCTGTTCAGGAGGGTTTATCAAGGACTCCCGCGTAGAGCTCTTTCTCAGCAGCAAGGCGGAGATGCAGAACACCATAGAAATGAGCCGGAAACGATTTGACCGTGGGGGCCGAGAAACTCTGTCTGGGTCTAGACGAACAGGTGCTAATGGTTCTGGTGCATCGGGTGTCGGAGACATTTCGCATTTAGTCGCGGCTATTACGAAAGGAATAAATAAGTCTGGTTACGGTCCGCCAAATCACCCGGAGGCTGGTTTCCATGCCAATGGCACGAGACACGGTGATGTAGGCATGCCTAAATCAAGCTATCAGTCAAGAAAGGATTCTCATGCGTTTAACCCAGATGATCTGTACTTATTCCTGCGTGGCATACCGTACTCTGCGACAGAAGATGCAGTGCGCGCGTTCCTTTCCGGAATACGCGTGGACGGGGTGATTCTGATAAAGCATCGTAACGGTTTAAACAATGGTGATTGCTTGGTAAAATTCGCTACGCCTGGTGATGCCTTAGAAGGACTTAAACGCCACAGACAGTACATGGGGCAGAGGTTCATAGAAATCAGTCCGACTACGGAGGAACGGTGGATTGAGTATGGCGGGAGGGTAGACGTGCCAAATGAGATGGATCACTTCTTCAAAGAACGTTCTCCAAGAAGTTCGGGCTACATGCATGCAAGGAAACATTCTCATTCGAGATCGCCAAGGAGACAAAGAACGCGTTCTCGTTCACCTCCCAGCCAGGAATATTACATACACTTAAGGAATCTTTCAACTAACGTGGAGAAGAGAGATTTGAGAGCTTTTTTCCCTGATCTGGATATATGCAGCAAACAAATCAAGCTTCTAACGGACAAGCATCAGAGGAGGACTAGAGACGCCTTTGTGATGTTAAGGAGTGAGAGAGATTATCAGGCTGCTTTGGAGTGCCATAGAAAGGTTCTTCTCAATCGTCCCGTTTacatttttccaatttcaaGGAAGTCTATGTTGAAAATAATTGATTCTTACGAGAGGAGAAGATCTCAGGAAAGAGATCTTCCTGGACAGGCCGTGACAGAAAAAAGTTACCGGGAAGGTCATTCTGGCCCTAAGGTGTGTGCTTATGTGAGGAATTTTCCATTCGATGTGACAAAAGTCGAAGTGCAAAAGTTCTTTGAGAGATTTGATATCGATGAAGATGACATTTACTTGCTCTATGACGACaaaggagctgggctgggagaagCCTTGGTGAAGTTTAAATCTGAAGAACAAGccatgaaagcagaaaacttaAATCGTCGAAGGTTCTTGGGAACGGAGGTGTTACTGAGACTGATATCTGAAGAGCAGATGCAGAAGTTTGGTGTAACTGTTCCGTTCTCTGCCCCAAATGAGATGCAGGGGCATTCACACGCGTATGACAGAGGTGAGCTTTCCCGTCCGGTTGGTTCACCGCCTGGTTCGCCACAAGGGCCACCCATGCACTCGTTTGGTCCCCCTGGGAACTTCAGGCATCCTTCTGAATTTAGGCACCCCCCTGAGAACTTCATGTGCCCTCCTAAGGATTTTAGAGGCCCGCCACCCCTCATGGATTTTGGTGGTGACAGCGAACACTTTGGCAGAATGGAGTTTGGGAATAATAAAATGGGGAATTTCCCAGAAGGAAGATTTATGCCGGACCCAAATttcagtggtggtggtggttctgACCGTGTTGTTCCTATTCGATTGAAAAATTTACCTTTTAAAGCGACTCCTAATGAGATTCTGGATTTTTTCTATGGCTACAGAGTCATACCGGAGTCGGTTTCCGTACAGTATAACGAACAAGGGTTGCCTTCGGGTGATGCCATTGTTGCTATGACAAACTATGAGGAAGCGATGGCTGCTATTAACGAATTGAATGATAGGCCAATTGGTCCCAGGAAAGTTAAGCTGAGCTTGCtgtaa